The region ACCCCCGCTCTGACGACTCGAGGTATGTCCGAGCCGCAAATGCACGTGATTGCGCAACTGATCCACCGAGTGCTGAACCATATTGACGACGAGACAGTTCGCCGAGAGGTTAGGGGAGTGGTGGGAGAGCTATGCACCGAGTTCCCACTGTACGGGTGATTACGATGAGTGAGAGCGAGCGGCACCGTCCAGGGTGGGATCAGTATTTTCTCGAGATTGCGCATGTCGTAGCAAAACGCTCGACGTGCGAGCGTCGTCAGATAGGTGCGGTGATCGTCCGCGACCGGCGGATTCTGACCACGGGATACAATGGGGCTCCTTCGGGACTCGGTCATTGTCTCGAAGTCGGGTGCCTGCGCGACCAACTAGGTATCGCATCCGGTACACGAACGGAAATGTGCCGGGCTCTTCACTCCGAAATGAACGCCATCATCCAGGCCGCCCAGCACGGTGTCTCCACGAAGGGTGCTACCTTGTACTGCACCCATCAGCCGTGCAGTGTTTGTGCCCGCATGCTGATCAACGCGGGCATAACGCGGATAGTCTACACGGGGCCCTATCCTGACGAGTTCTCCATGCAGCTTCTGAGGGAAGCGGGCATCGAGATAGCGATAGTAGACGGCGACTCCACACACTGCTGTGTACAATCGGGCCGTGTGGAAACACGAGATCAATGAACTTCCAAGTACTGGCATTCCTGCTCGCGCTTGCCCTGTCGTTCGCTCTAACTCCTCGCGTGAGGAGGCTGGCTACACGGCTCAACGTCATCGCAGTCCCGGGCGGGCGGCGCATTCACGGTAGGCCGGTGCCGCTGTGGGGAGGTCTCGCGATCTACGCCGGGTTCGCCATCGCCGTCACTGTCGTCCTGAATGTAGGCAACCATTGGATCCCGGATCTGAAACTGGATACCCGGATGTTCGGCATTCTAGTTGCGGGAGCAATAGTGGCGACTATTGGTATGATTGACGATGTTAAAGAACTATCGGCTCCTGTTCAGATTCTCGGCATCGTCGGAGCGGCAGTAGTACTCATGGGCTTCGGCGTAAAGATCGAGTTGGTCTCCAATCCGTTTCGAGAGGGGATGATCGCACTCTCCTGGTTGACGGCACCCGTAACCATTCTGTGGATCTTCGGCCTGACGAAAACCGTGGACTTGATGGATGGCCTCGACGGTCTGGCGGCCGGAATCGGCGCCATTGCCGCGGGATGTCTCGCATTCATGGCGTATCTCTCCACCCAGCCTGCGGTCGCCTTGATGGCTGCGTCCCTGAGCGGGGCGTGCATCGGTTTTCTGCGTTTCAATTTCAATCCCGCGAAGATTTTCATGGGCACGACCGGTAGCCAGTTCATCGGTTTCGCGCTGGCGGCTCTATCCATCATCGGTGCGTTCAAGGTAGCGGTGGCGGCTGCGGTCGCGCTTCCGATACTGGTCTTCGGAGTTCCGATATTTGATGCGGTGTTCGTGGTGTGGAAGCGATGGCGAAACCGTCTCCCCCTGCACAGGCCGGATCACAGCCATCTGCACTACAGGCTGATGCAGCGAGGTTTCACTCACAAACAGACTGTCCTGCTCATATACGGGATATGTCTAGCGTTGGGGATCACTGCGCTTGCGATCTTCTTCATCGCGAGGAGCTGAGCGGTTCATCCTGCGACGTGCACCTGAGGCAACTGGAGGCAGCATGCCGATAAAGGTAATGGCAATATGTGGCACTCGGCCTGACGCGGTCAAGACTGCGCCGGTCATTCACGAACTCCGAAAGTTCCCTGATCGGATAAAGCTCGTGGTGGCGGTCACTGGTCAGCACCGCGAAATGCTCCATCAGGTGCTGGAGGTCTTTGACATCAAGCCAGACTACGATCTGGACATAATGAAACCAAAGCAGACACTGGGGGAGATCACGACCCGGGTTCTGCAGGGTCTCCAGGGTATCATAGAGAAGGAGCAGCCGGATATAGTCCTGGTGCAGGGTGATACCAGCACTACTTTTGTTGCGGCACTAGCAGCATTCTACCACAAGGTGGCGGTTGGGCACATCGAGGCAGGCCTTCGAACTGACAACAAGTACGATCCGTTTCCAGAGGAGATGAATCGTCGGTTGACGACCGTTCTGGCCGACCTTCATTTCGCGCCCACACCGGCTGCCCGAGAGAACCTGCTGGCCGAGGGCGTCCCGTCTAGCCGAATCTACGTTACAGGGAACACCGTCATAGATGCTCTGCTCTCGGTTGCGGAGAGACCGTGGACCTTCGACGACCCGTTTCTCTCGAGGGTCGGGACGGACGGGCGGCGGATGATCCTGGTCACCGCGCACAGGCGTGAGAACTGGGGAGAGCCGATGCAGAATATCTGCGACGCTATCAGGGCTATCGTGGCGACTTTCGACGACACGGAGGTAGTGTTCGCGCTACACAAGAACCCGATTGTTCGCGAGACGGTCTTCCCCGCGCTCGAGGGCGCGGAACGGGTGCATCTGATCGAGCCGCCGGACTATGTACCGTTCGTCCACCTGATTAAGAAAGCGCATATCGTTCTTACGGATTCCGGTGGGGTGCAGGAGGAGGCGCCATCACTGGGGAAGCCGGTGCTTGTCATGAGAAAGACCACGGAACGCCCCGAGGGGGTGGAAGCCGGCACCGCCACGCTGATCGGTACGGAGACCGACAGGGTATTCGAGGCGACGGCGAAACTCTTGCGGGACTCAAGTGCGTACAATGCGATGGCGAAGGCGGTCAACCCTTACGGGGACGGAAGCGCGTCGATGCGAATAAGGGAAGCTCTTTTCAGCTTCTTCGGCTTGGACTGAGGATGGAATGGAAGCGAAGACCCGCGTGGAAAGTGTGTTCGAACTGATCTGGGGGGTCGGGTTGCGGCTCGTGCTCCTGCTCGGTGTCGGCTACTTCGTGTATCGGGTCAGGGCGGTCATCGTCGCCGTCCTGCTCGCGGCGACTCTCACCTATGCGATACTCCCGCTCGTGGACATCCTGTGCAGGCATCGGGTCCGTGGAATCAGGCGCAGGACTCAACGACTGATCGCTACGATTCTTGTTTTTGTCGTACTGATCAGCCTGGGCATCAGCACGATGCTGGCATTCTTCGGCCACCTGGAGATGGAGGTCACAGGCATCAAGGCGAGCTTCGCAAGCTATGTGGCGCAGATAGACCAGATGATGCTCAGCATCAGGGAATGGCACTCCACGCTCTCCCCGGATTTCCAGAGGTTGCTGAGTTCCGACAGCCTGGACAAGATGCAGGATAAGGTCATCGCCTTCTCGTCCTCTCTGTTCAAGCGAACGCTCGACTGGCTAAGCCATGTGGCTGAGGTATTCTTGATCCCGGTGCTGGCCTTCTATTTCACGCTCGACAGCCGTTCACTGAAGCGCGAGTTCGTCGCGCTCGCGCCGAGGCGCGCGCGACGTGAAGCACTGGCGATTCTACATGAAGTCAGCAGTGTGATGCGGAGCTATGTGATCGGTCAGATCATTCTGTGTCTAATCGCGGGGCTCGTCGTCGCCGCGGTCCTCAGCTTCGTCGGCATGGAGTACGTGCTGCTACTAAGCATATTGTCAGCGATCACTCGCGCGATACCGATCGTCGGGCCAATCGTGGCTGGCGTGGTAATCGTACTCCTAGCCACTATCAAGTCGCCGATGCTGGGGTTGTATATGTTCGTCTTCTTCACGACTCTGCATTTCCTCGAGAGCAAATTCATAATGCCCAAGCTCATAGGACATCGAATGCAACTACATCCTGCGCTCGTCATCATCGTTCTGCTGATCGGCGCCGAGTTCTTCGGCATTCTTGGGATGTTCCTGGCCGCTCCAGCGGCCGCGATAGTGCGCACCTTGATTCGATACTACATCATCAAGCCCAAAGAACTGAGAGTCTGGGGACTGACGAACTCTAACTCCGCTTCGGCCCCCGAATCTCTGTTGCGAACCGCTGACAAGGTGTAGGCGGAGCCTAGGACTTACAGGTTGACAAGTGGACCTACTACAGGCAATCATCCTCGGGACCGTTCAGGGACTGACGGAGTTCATCCCCATCAGCAGTTCAGCACACCTCATAGTCATACCGTGGCTTCTCGGA is a window of Armatimonadota bacterium DNA encoding:
- a CDS encoding undecaprenyl/decaprenyl-phosphate alpha-N-acetylglucosaminyl 1-phosphate transferase codes for the protein MNFQVLAFLLALALSFALTPRVRRLATRLNVIAVPGGRRIHGRPVPLWGGLAIYAGFAIAVTVVLNVGNHWIPDLKLDTRMFGILVAGAIVATIGMIDDVKELSAPVQILGIVGAAVVLMGFGVKIELVSNPFREGMIALSWLTAPVTILWIFGLTKTVDLMDGLDGLAAGIGAIAAGCLAFMAYLSTQPAVALMAASLSGACIGFLRFNFNPAKIFMGTTGSQFIGFALAALSIIGAFKVAVAAAVALPILVFGVPIFDAVFVVWKRWRNRLPLHRPDHSHLHYRLMQRGFTHKQTVLLIYGICLALGITALAIFFIARS
- a CDS encoding AI-2E family transporter, which gives rise to MEAKTRVESVFELIWGVGLRLVLLLGVGYFVYRVRAVIVAVLLAATLTYAILPLVDILCRHRVRGIRRRTQRLIATILVFVVLISLGISTMLAFFGHLEMEVTGIKASFASYVAQIDQMMLSIREWHSTLSPDFQRLLSSDSLDKMQDKVIAFSSSLFKRTLDWLSHVAEVFLIPVLAFYFTLDSRSLKREFVALAPRRARREALAILHEVSSVMRSYVIGQIILCLIAGLVVAAVLSFVGMEYVLLLSILSAITRAIPIVGPIVAGVVIVLLATIKSPMLGLYMFVFFTTLHFLESKFIMPKLIGHRMQLHPALVIIVLLIGAEFFGILGMFLAAPAAAIVRTLIRYYIIKPKELRVWGLTNSNSASAPESLLRTADKV
- a CDS encoding cytidine/deoxycytidylate deaminase family protein; the encoded protein is MSESERHRPGWDQYFLEIAHVVAKRSTCERRQIGAVIVRDRRILTTGYNGAPSGLGHCLEVGCLRDQLGIASGTRTEMCRALHSEMNAIIQAAQHGVSTKGATLYCTHQPCSVCARMLINAGITRIVYTGPYPDEFSMQLLREAGIEIAIVDGDSTHCCVQSGRVETRDQ
- the wecB gene encoding UDP-N-acetylglucosamine 2-epimerase (non-hydrolyzing), which translates into the protein MPIKVMAICGTRPDAVKTAPVIHELRKFPDRIKLVVAVTGQHREMLHQVLEVFDIKPDYDLDIMKPKQTLGEITTRVLQGLQGIIEKEQPDIVLVQGDTSTTFVAALAAFYHKVAVGHIEAGLRTDNKYDPFPEEMNRRLTTVLADLHFAPTPAARENLLAEGVPSSRIYVTGNTVIDALLSVAERPWTFDDPFLSRVGTDGRRMILVTAHRRENWGEPMQNICDAIRAIVATFDDTEVVFALHKNPIVRETVFPALEGAERVHLIEPPDYVPFVHLIKKAHIVLTDSGGVQEEAPSLGKPVLVMRKTTERPEGVEAGTATLIGTETDRVFEATAKLLRDSSAYNAMAKAVNPYGDGSASMRIREALFSFFGLD